The DNA sequence ATCTGTTCGGCATCCGTTCCATGCGTCAAACCATCAAGGAAATCGAAACCAATATCGCCTATCGGTGGTTTTTGGGATACGATCTCACCCAGCCCATTCCCCATTTCACGACGTTTGGGAAAAACTACGTCCGCCGATTCAAAGGTACCGACCTGTTTGAAAGGATCTTTACGCGCATTCTCGAAGAAGCCTGCCATCACGGGCTTGTGGACCCTTCCGTGCTGTATATTGATTCCACCCATGTCAAAGCCAACGCCAACAAGAGAAAATTCATCAAGCGGCTCGTTCAGGAAGAAGGAAAGAAATATCAAGAACTTCTGGAAGAGGAAATCAACCAGGACCGCGTAGCGCACGGGAAAAAGCCGTTGCCAAAAAAGTTTAAAGCCGTCTGGAAGGAGGTGAAGCAAAGCACCACTGATCCGGACAGCGGCTGGTTTGTCAAAAACGAAAAGGAACAGACGTTCGCTTACTCCTTCCATGTGGCCAGCGACCAAAACGGCTTTGTCGTCAGTGCCGTCGTCACGGCCGCCAACGTTCATGACAGTCAGGTCTTCACAGATGTGTTCGAGCAAGCCGTCAAGCACGTCGGAAAACCCAGCGCTGTCGCGGTGGATGCAGGGTATAAAACACCTTATATCAGCAAGTACCTCTTGGACCAACAGGTCCGTCCGGTCATGCCGTATACTCGTCCCCACACAAAAGACGGAAGGTATCGAAAGCAGGATTACGTGTACGATGAGTACTACGATTGCTATCTTTGTCCTGTCGGACAAGTGCTTACCTACGAAACCACGACCCGTGAGGGTTACAGAATCTATCGTTCCGATGCCACGACATGTCGCTCTTGTCCGTTCCGCTCCCAGTGCACTGAAAGCCACGACGCGGTTAAGCGCGTGAGCCGCCATATCTGGGCTCATTACATGGAGGAAGTGGAGCACCTGCGACATACAGAAGTGAATAAACGCCTATATGCACGCCGAAAGGAAACGATTGAGCGTGTGTTTGCGGATCTCAAGGAGAAGCATGGCTTGCGTTGGACCACGTTGCGTGGGTTGGAAAAAGTGACAATGCAGGCAATGCTTGTTTTTGCTTGTATGAATTTGAAGAAACTAGCGAATTGGTTATGGAGGTTAGGAAAAACAGGGCGTCATGCCCTTAATTTCGATATCTTTCTTTCGTACACAAACTACAAGAAAACTCCCTCGGCTACGTT is a window from the Calditerricola satsumensis genome containing:
- a CDS encoding IS1182 family transposase yields the protein LFGIRSMRQTIKEIETNIAYRWFLGYDLTQPIPHFTTFGKNYVRRFKGTDLFERIFTRILEEACHHGLVDPSVLYIDSTHVKANANKRKFIKRLVQEEGKKYQELLEEEINQDRVAHGKKPLPKKFKAVWKEVKQSTTDPDSGWFVKNEKEQTFAYSFHVASDQNGFVVSAVVTAANVHDSQVFTDVFEQAVKHVGKPSAVAVDAGYKTPYISKYLLDQQVRPVMPYTRPHTKDGRYRKQDYVYDEYYDCYLCPVGQVLTYETTTREGYRIYRSDATTCRSCPFRSQCTESHDAVKRVSRHIWAHYMEEVEHLRHTEVNKRLYARRKETIERVFADLKEKHGLRWTTLRGLEKVTMQAMLVFACMNLKKLANWLWRLGKTGRHALNFDIFLSYTNYKKTPSATLAPREFVCSLEIISFLSALKIRRLKYP